Proteins from one Fuerstiella sp. genomic window:
- a CDS encoding DUF1559 domain-containing protein: MSLKRRGFTLIELLVVIAIIAILISLLLPAVQQAREAARRTQCRNNLKQIGLALHNYHDAHGSFPPGRMAPAKTGLGGDCWVGWVGPSYHILPFIDQGNLYEAIDPSQFRYRTGSPLCTANAFTFTTEVPSYECPSDPGHAPGVNTNSYRANMGVTVCGGINDGDQDQEDPVHTARCKAELYGTLGGMFHDNGGVKIRDVSDGTSNTVIYSERIIGANADPVVKDPQFYFHPNNPYKVDKNDHANTTAVVLQKCTDAYATAQATSNGSWRPEFGFSGGDGPAWLYGSYQHGHYNHVLPPNPDLPDCGAGSIPDSPHEYAMVSARSYHPGAVFAAMADGSVRSFSDQIATSVWQGVGTRQGGELLGEY, translated from the coding sequence ATGTCTTTGAAGAGGCGTGGATTCACATTGATCGAGTTGCTGGTGGTGATCGCCATCATCGCAATTCTGATCTCTCTGCTGTTGCCTGCCGTGCAACAGGCTCGCGAGGCAGCTCGTCGAACACAGTGTCGGAACAATCTCAAGCAAATTGGATTGGCCCTGCATAACTATCATGATGCACATGGGTCATTCCCACCTGGTCGCATGGCACCGGCTAAGACCGGACTTGGTGGAGACTGTTGGGTTGGTTGGGTTGGCCCTAGCTACCACATCCTGCCGTTCATTGACCAGGGTAATCTTTACGAAGCTATTGACCCATCTCAGTTCCGTTACCGCACTGGTAGCCCGCTGTGTACAGCCAATGCGTTCACATTTACGACAGAAGTACCGTCATACGAGTGTCCGTCCGATCCCGGGCATGCACCTGGCGTTAACACGAACAGCTATCGTGCTAACATGGGTGTAACCGTGTGCGGCGGAATCAACGACGGCGACCAGGACCAGGAAGACCCGGTTCATACTGCTCGTTGTAAGGCTGAACTGTACGGTACCCTCGGTGGAATGTTCCATGACAATGGTGGAGTCAAGATTCGCGACGTCTCCGACGGAACTTCCAATACCGTTATCTACTCTGAACGGATCATCGGTGCCAATGCTGACCCTGTGGTCAAAGATCCTCAGTTCTACTTCCACCCAAATAATCCATACAAAGTGGACAAGAACGACCACGCAAACACCACCGCAGTCGTGTTGCAAAAGTGCACCGATGCTTACGCCACTGCACAGGCTACTAGTAATGGTAGCTGGAGACCTGAATTTGGTTTCTCCGGCGGGGACGGTCCTGCTTGGTTGTACGGTAGCTATCAGCACGGTCACTATAACCACGTGCTGCCTCCGAACCCGGATCTGCCAGACTGTGGTGCCGGTAGTATCCCTGACAGCCCCCATGAGTATGCTATGGTAAGTGCTCGAAGCTATCACCCAGGCGCTGTTTTCGCAGCCATGGCTGACGGTAGTGTTCGCAGCTTTAGCGATCAAATCGCCACTAGCGTGTGGCAGGGTGTTGGTACTCGACAGGGTGGGGAACTTCTTGGTGAATACTAA
- a CDS encoding serine/threonine protein kinase: protein MVQFNSHESLRRFLIESQLVSNQDWEQMVALFRNTDDIAGIVDKLASADLLTPLQRNRILGGEGESLLLGGYKLLYRNGSGSFARVFRAATLDGRRTVALKLLRDRWSQDPEAVRSFQREARISQRFRHPNIVPIWDVVSDDDCHFIVMEFIEGGNLRDFLRIRANVTPAESAQCVYDICSGLSYANSLGTTHRDLKLTNVLMSSDGVARLVDFGLAGAHASLHSLLGDDVHRAIEYASLERGTNAPKNDPRSDIFFAGAILYELLSNEPAWPRTRDREERRQISRYTQIRPLHTFRSDLPKSILDITAQMLAVSPSERYQTADEVCADLQTVLQEFGVWQQRPQPALNGQVLPSEVDFHLLIVDTINKRVEALQQYFSRKHGFRLTVCDDPYVALNQLKGRCPPAGVLFLADTTRDTVLSIFPEAQAWGRTLQVPCLAVFSEDDEELIRQTITSTRFGTTMFQPATLRDIRKYFATFGDVSVDTRDGSGQITE from the coding sequence ATGGTGCAATTTAACTCTCACGAATCGCTCCGGCGTTTCTTAATTGAATCGCAGCTGGTCAGTAACCAGGACTGGGAGCAGATGGTTGCGCTGTTTCGTAATACGGACGATATTGCCGGAATTGTCGATAAACTGGCTTCAGCAGATCTGTTGACACCCTTGCAGCGCAACCGAATTTTGGGAGGTGAGGGCGAGAGTCTGTTGCTGGGGGGGTATAAACTGCTTTACCGAAACGGATCGGGCAGTTTTGCGAGAGTTTTTCGGGCCGCTACATTGGACGGACGACGAACCGTGGCCTTGAAACTGCTTCGGGACCGGTGGAGTCAGGATCCCGAAGCGGTCAGGAGTTTTCAGCGCGAAGCTCGAATCAGTCAGCGTTTTCGACACCCCAACATCGTGCCCATTTGGGACGTTGTCTCGGATGATGATTGTCACTTCATCGTGATGGAATTCATCGAAGGTGGAAATCTAAGAGATTTCCTTCGTATTCGTGCCAACGTGACACCCGCAGAGTCGGCTCAATGTGTCTATGACATCTGTTCCGGACTGAGTTACGCGAATTCGCTCGGTACAACTCATCGCGACCTTAAACTTACGAACGTACTGATGAGTAGCGATGGTGTCGCCAGACTGGTGGATTTTGGACTGGCTGGTGCCCATGCGTCGTTGCACTCATTGCTCGGTGATGACGTTCACCGTGCAATAGAGTACGCCTCGCTGGAGCGAGGGACGAATGCACCCAAGAATGATCCTCGTAGTGATATTTTCTTTGCGGGGGCGATTCTTTACGAATTGTTGTCGAACGAGCCAGCGTGGCCGAGGACACGTGATCGCGAAGAACGCAGACAGATTAGCCGGTACACTCAGATTCGTCCGCTGCATACTTTTCGTTCCGATCTGCCGAAGTCTATACTCGACATCACCGCTCAAATGCTGGCGGTCAGCCCCAGTGAACGCTACCAGACTGCGGATGAAGTATGTGCCGATCTGCAGACTGTGTTGCAGGAATTTGGTGTATGGCAGCAACGACCGCAGCCTGCTCTCAATGGGCAGGTGTTGCCGTCCGAGGTCGATTTTCATCTGCTAATCGTGGATACGATCAACAAACGTGTCGAAGCTTTGCAGCAGTACTTCAGCAGGAAACACGGGTTCAGGCTGACGGTCTGTGATGATCCATATGTCGCTCTGAACCAGTTGAAAGGACGTTGCCCTCCGGCTGGTGTTTTGTTTCTTGCCGATACGACGCGCGACACTGTCCTGAGCATTTTTCCTGAAGCACAGGCTTGGGGACGTACTCTGCAGGTGCCGTGTCTGGCTGTGTTCTCCGAGGACGACGAAGAGCTGATTCGCCAAACCATCACATCGACCCGATTCGGAACCACCATGTTTCAGCCGGCGACGCTGCGTGATATTCGCAAATATTTTGCGACGTTTGGTGATGTTTCTGTCGACACCAGGGACGGTTCCGGCCAAATCACCGAATAA
- a CDS encoding ATP-grasp domain-containing protein, with amino-acid sequence MTNSVILAGASVRSLAESAVAAGLTPCCVDMFGDADLQLTLRNRGCATARRIEQFSSIPGVIEDLSSDIPLIWTGGLENHPQVLRCLADQRPVYGVTVDHLQRFRSPPGLKSLVQGSGCDVPDIVVHSADRHRRTEEGDWLVKPKYGSGGVNIRRFDPGCQIGRNEYRQRCVTGLSVSALYHCQDGITHMLGTCIQITGEPELGGTGFQFCGTVGPVQLPVQTRAILRRVGQRISEAGIGGIFGADFVVNAADVWLIEVNPRITASHELYDFGRDSLSVLQRHLAAYSGDQIRCTTRSQDIIRNQAVARLIVYLRRDRVVTDTDVNRLLRFRRFFDHQRSRQSWLADIPSIGRLSAGTPFCSVYHVLQKYGSKWKTDTGHSGDIKLNEILSEYTGVRGVNTSATAIRHVCLFEQSLLSDNTAS; translated from the coding sequence ATGACGAACTCAGTGATTTTGGCCGGGGCGAGTGTGAGGAGTCTTGCCGAGTCTGCTGTCGCTGCGGGGCTGACCCCGTGCTGCGTGGATATGTTTGGCGATGCCGATTTGCAGTTAACGCTGCGTAACCGTGGTTGTGCGACAGCCAGACGAATTGAGCAGTTCTCGTCGATTCCAGGGGTGATTGAGGATCTGTCGTCTGATATTCCTCTGATCTGGACCGGCGGACTTGAAAATCATCCGCAGGTACTGCGATGCCTGGCGGATCAGAGACCGGTGTACGGCGTCACCGTGGACCACCTGCAGCGATTCCGTTCACCACCTGGATTGAAATCACTGGTTCAGGGCTCCGGATGCGATGTCCCCGATATCGTGGTCCATTCAGCGGACAGACACAGACGTACAGAGGAGGGGGACTGGCTGGTCAAGCCGAAGTACGGGTCGGGAGGCGTGAACATTCGAAGGTTTGATCCTGGATGTCAGATCGGCAGGAATGAGTATCGGCAGCGTTGTGTGACTGGTCTCTCGGTCTCTGCCCTTTACCATTGCCAAGATGGAATCACACACATGCTGGGGACATGTATCCAGATCACCGGTGAACCGGAACTTGGTGGAACCGGATTCCAGTTTTGTGGTACTGTGGGGCCGGTCCAACTTCCAGTTCAGACGCGTGCAATCCTGCGTCGTGTGGGACAACGAATCAGTGAGGCGGGCATTGGCGGGATATTTGGTGCTGATTTCGTGGTCAATGCCGCCGACGTCTGGTTAATTGAAGTTAATCCCCGCATTACAGCATCTCACGAATTGTATGATTTTGGACGGGACAGCCTGTCTGTTCTTCAGCGTCATCTGGCTGCGTACAGTGGTGATCAGATCCGTTGTACGACGCGGTCACAGGACATCATCCGGAATCAGGCTGTCGCGAGGCTGATCGTTTATCTGAGACGCGATCGCGTTGTTACGGACACCGACGTAAACCGACTGCTTAGATTTCGCCGGTTCTTTGATCACCAAAGATCCCGGCAGTCGTGGCTTGCTGATATTCCTTCGATTGGAAGGCTTTCGGCCGGAACGCCCTTCTGTTCCGTCTATCATGTCTTGCAAAAGTATGGTTCCAAATGGAAAACGGACACGGGACATTCGGGCGACATAAAACTCAATGAAATCCTGTCCGAGTACACAGGAGTCAGAGGTGTCAATACGTCCGCAACAGCGATTCGACATGTCTGCCTTTTCGAACAATCTTTGCTCAGCGACAATACGGCAAGTTGA
- the fae gene encoding formaldehyde-activating enzyme: MSMYVGESLVGDGNEVAHIDLLIGDKSGPVGVAFANALADQKMGHSNLLAVMTPNVAVKPSTVMITKVTIKGARQAVQMFGPAQKAVADAVADCVKSGVIPKDQCDNLCIVCGVFIHWQAEDDKKIYEYNYAATKESIERAMKNEPTADDMLGQRETAEHPFYQG, translated from the coding sequence ATGTCGATGTACGTTGGCGAATCTCTCGTCGGTGATGGCAATGAAGTCGCTCATATCGATCTATTGATCGGTGACAAGAGCGGTCCCGTTGGAGTCGCCTTCGCAAATGCTCTGGCTGACCAAAAAATGGGTCACAGTAATCTCTTGGCTGTGATGACACCCAATGTGGCTGTCAAGCCATCAACCGTAATGATCACTAAGGTGACGATTAAAGGAGCCCGTCAGGCTGTCCAAATGTTCGGTCCGGCTCAAAAAGCCGTTGCTGATGCCGTGGCCGACTGCGTCAAATCCGGCGTGATTCCAAAAGATCAGTGTGACAATCTGTGCATCGTCTGCGGAGTGTTCATTCATTGGCAGGCTGAAGATGACAAGAAGATCTATGAATACAACTACGCGGCCACTAAAGAGTCCATTGAACGCGCCATGAAGAACGAGCCAACAGCGGACGACATGCTTGGACAGCGTGAGACCGCCGAACACCCGTTCTATCAAGGTTGA
- the hemC gene encoding hydroxymethylbilane synthase yields MPPEQIRIATRSSPLALWQANYIAANISQLPSAPAVELVHVRTGGDGNQTSPLREFGGTGVFTREVERVVLDGEADVAVHSLKDLPTELVDGLSLACVPERAPRFDALVLPRGHDGISSVSELPETAVVGTGSPRRQAQLRYLRPDLTMTEIRGNVETRINKLDNGEYDTIVLAEAGLRRLDLADRISLSLSPPEMLPAVGQGALGVECRSDDQPVLKLLSQITHQPTLHAVTAERSMMRTLRAGCHAPLGAWTVIDGEHLTLNGVLLSIDGATRMQASETGDCRDAEQIGKEVAQKLIEAG; encoded by the coding sequence ATGCCACCTGAACAGATTCGGATCGCGACCCGCAGCAGCCCGCTGGCGCTTTGGCAGGCCAACTATATCGCAGCCAACATCAGTCAGCTCCCGTCTGCTCCCGCTGTGGAACTGGTCCACGTGCGAACCGGCGGTGACGGAAATCAAACGTCTCCCCTGAGAGAGTTTGGCGGCACCGGTGTGTTTACTCGTGAAGTCGAACGCGTGGTTCTGGATGGAGAAGCTGATGTTGCTGTCCACAGCCTTAAAGACCTGCCAACTGAGTTGGTTGACGGCCTGAGTCTGGCCTGCGTCCCCGAACGAGCCCCGAGATTCGATGCGCTTGTCCTGCCACGCGGTCACGACGGCATTTCTTCAGTCTCGGAACTGCCGGAAACAGCAGTCGTTGGCACCGGAAGCCCCCGTCGCCAGGCACAACTAAGGTACCTGCGTCCCGATCTGACGATGACAGAGATTCGAGGCAACGTGGAAACAAGGATTAACAAGCTGGACAACGGCGAATACGACACCATTGTACTGGCGGAGGCCGGACTGCGAAGACTGGATCTTGCCGACCGGATCAGTCTCTCACTGAGCCCTCCCGAGATGCTGCCCGCAGTCGGTCAGGGTGCCCTGGGAGTTGAATGCCGTAGTGATGATCAACCAGTGCTGAAACTGCTGTCTCAAATTACACACCAGCCCACTCTTCACGCTGTCACGGCTGAACGCAGTATGATGAGAACTTTGCGAGCCGGTTGCCATGCTCCGTTAGGAGCATGGACAGTCATCGACGGAGAGCATTTGACGCTTAACGGAGTATTGCTGAGTATTGACGGTGCGACGCGAATGCAGGCATCAGAGACCGGTGACTGCCGGGATGCTGAACAGATCGGCAAAGAGGTCGCTCAAAAATTAATTGAAGCCGGCTGA
- a CDS encoding GNAT family N-acetyltransferase has translation MVDFRTFQNTDPPRLLQLWDSSNLGPSAAEGFPSDVLELAVFSRPYFDRNGLILATVDGAVVGMVHAGFSATADESELDFSRGVISSLIVQPQYRRRKIGRRLIDEAESYLRSRGAREITAGAGANGNGFYHSVYGGVEPSGFALESAPWDEFFNSCGYHMGEVTTVFHRDLDSGRDPIDSRLIRNRRRLNMLITDRFTNHSWWWSARHSHQETLQIELVERSSGQTVATGRIVCLDLYIAKWGVRAVGIRDVVVTENYRRQGYGFSLFVETCRQLRQQSVRLVEVQIGAGNLAAQALATEARFVPVAKLKTYHRQLVEA, from the coding sequence GTGGTTGACTTTCGCACATTTCAAAACACGGATCCTCCACGGCTTCTGCAGTTGTGGGATTCGTCGAACCTTGGACCAAGTGCTGCTGAAGGATTTCCGAGTGATGTTCTGGAACTTGCGGTGTTTTCGCGACCATATTTCGATCGCAACGGTCTGATTTTGGCGACCGTTGATGGTGCCGTGGTGGGCATGGTTCATGCCGGATTTTCGGCGACAGCAGATGAGTCAGAACTGGATTTTTCGAGAGGTGTGATTTCTTCGCTCATCGTTCAGCCCCAGTACCGCCGCCGAAAAATCGGACGCCGGCTGATCGACGAGGCAGAGAGTTATTTGAGGTCACGCGGAGCACGTGAAATCACAGCCGGTGCCGGGGCTAACGGCAACGGTTTTTATCACTCAGTTTATGGAGGTGTGGAGCCATCCGGGTTTGCGCTGGAAAGTGCCCCGTGGGATGAATTCTTTAATTCATGTGGTTACCACATGGGCGAGGTAACCACCGTGTTTCATCGTGATCTCGACTCGGGGCGCGATCCGATTGACTCTCGACTCATCCGCAACCGACGACGACTGAATATGCTGATCACCGACCGCTTCACCAATCATTCATGGTGGTGGTCGGCCAGACACAGTCACCAGGAAACGCTGCAGATTGAACTGGTCGAACGCAGCAGCGGACAAACAGTGGCGACAGGACGAATCGTCTGTCTGGATCTTTATATTGCCAAATGGGGAGTTCGGGCTGTCGGAATTCGTGATGTGGTTGTTACGGAAAATTACCGTCGTCAGGGATACGGTTTTTCACTGTTCGTGGAAACCTGTCGCCAGTTGCGCCAGCAATCGGTCCGCCTGGTCGAAGTTCAGATTGGTGCAGGCAACCTCGCCGCCCAGGCCCTGGCAACGGAAGCGAGATTTGTACCCGTGGCGAAACTGAAGACATATCATCGGCAACTGGTCGAAGCGTAA
- a CDS encoding PQQ-like beta-propeller repeat protein — protein sequence MLQILSRTLNVVIVVLSLNIAISVEAAVPPSAAELERIGLQLNWSGQAVLDPSRDTIRYLTNDEDLVYVQSSGGVVSAFNAEVGRRMWVRQVGRNDAHSMPAVSNADLVVIVSGPDVFALDKFTGEEMFRYRLARHPSAAPAIGDSTVYIPVSNRTIYGFSIKTLIHLSRYETLPPGVARPYLWRWAANERVEYPPVATENVIAFGTTSRNLHAVSPAGISYYQEFLNGPPSAPLAVDHHSERRAIVVATKDRNLFSFDLTRGSLAWYLPLERRVSLQPLIVGHHVYLVMDAAGVACVSTRSGDYEQIDDSIGATERWFVPGVESLVGVAGDHLYGVDRNRRIVAVSTATAGVDGRAPMRGYSVHLQNSVTDRIYLASEAGELICLKPIGSDFATYHQRPDEQPLNIDVPFNDNDVDSEDAGVRSE from the coding sequence ATGTTGCAGATTCTCAGTCGTACTCTGAATGTCGTCATCGTTGTGCTGTCGCTGAACATTGCCATTTCAGTGGAGGCGGCCGTTCCCCCGAGTGCTGCCGAACTGGAACGGATCGGTCTGCAGTTGAACTGGTCCGGTCAGGCCGTGCTGGACCCTTCCAGGGACACGATTCGTTACCTCACGAATGACGAAGATCTTGTGTATGTGCAGTCTTCGGGGGGCGTTGTTTCAGCATTCAACGCCGAAGTGGGACGCAGGATGTGGGTTCGGCAGGTCGGTCGCAATGATGCTCATTCGATGCCGGCGGTGTCTAATGCTGACCTCGTTGTGATTGTTTCCGGTCCGGATGTATTCGCTCTCGACAAATTTACGGGAGAGGAAATGTTCAGGTACCGACTTGCCCGACATCCATCGGCGGCTCCGGCGATTGGTGATTCAACTGTCTATATACCGGTGAGTAACAGGACAATTTATGGGTTCTCTATCAAGACCCTGATTCACCTGTCTCGCTATGAGACCTTACCACCGGGGGTAGCTCGGCCTTATTTGTGGCGCTGGGCTGCCAACGAACGAGTAGAATATCCGCCGGTAGCGACAGAAAACGTGATTGCTTTTGGCACTACGTCGAGAAACTTGCATGCCGTTTCGCCTGCCGGTATCAGTTATTACCAGGAATTTCTGAATGGACCGCCTTCCGCTCCGCTGGCGGTGGATCACCACAGCGAAAGACGAGCGATTGTTGTTGCAACAAAAGATCGCAATCTCTTCAGCTTCGATCTGACCCGGGGATCACTTGCATGGTATCTGCCTCTTGAGCGACGTGTCTCACTGCAGCCACTGATTGTAGGGCACCATGTGTATCTGGTTATGGATGCTGCGGGGGTTGCATGTGTTTCGACACGATCGGGGGATTACGAACAGATTGATGACAGTATTGGGGCAACAGAACGCTGGTTTGTACCCGGCGTGGAATCACTGGTCGGTGTCGCTGGTGATCATCTCTATGGCGTGGATCGCAATCGAAGAATCGTGGCCGTGTCGACAGCTACGGCAGGTGTGGACGGACGGGCGCCGATGCGCGGCTACAGCGTCCACCTTCAAAACTCGGTGACCGATCGCATCTATCTGGCATCGGAAGCCGGTGAGTTGATTTGCCTCAAACCGATCGGCAGTGATTTTGCCACCTATCACCAACGGCCGGACGAGCAGCCGCTCAATATTGACGTGCCGTTCAATGATAATGACGTTGATTCGGAAGATGCCGGCGTCCGCAGTGAGTAA
- a CDS encoding TIGR00730 family Rossman fold protein gives MAVISVFCGSRTGNHPIFVEESQQFSRGLVRRGHTIVYGGGSTGIMGVVADAALDLGGSVIGVIPECLATVELMHSEVRDMRVVADMHARKRLMHELSDAYAILPGGYGTMEEAFEAMTWSQLRIHRSPAGVLNCGGCYDALESLMNSMLCNEFLDKADLGLVHFCRKSDRLLDWLQQSLSQTSA, from the coding sequence ATGGCGGTCATATCTGTATTTTGTGGGAGTCGGACGGGTAATCATCCAATATTTGTTGAAGAGTCGCAGCAGTTCTCTCGTGGTCTGGTCAGGCGAGGACACACAATCGTGTACGGAGGTGGGAGTACTGGAATCATGGGAGTGGTTGCTGATGCAGCCCTGGATCTTGGTGGCTCGGTGATTGGCGTGATTCCGGAATGCCTGGCCACTGTCGAGTTAATGCATTCAGAAGTGAGGGATATGCGAGTTGTTGCCGACATGCACGCACGGAAACGGTTAATGCATGAACTATCAGACGCTTATGCCATTCTTCCCGGAGGCTATGGGACGATGGAAGAAGCGTTCGAAGCAATGACGTGGAGTCAGTTGCGGATCCATCGAAGTCCGGCCGGTGTATTGAACTGTGGGGGCTGTTATGACGCGCTGGAGTCGCTAATGAACAGTATGCTCTGTAACGAATTTCTGGATAAAGCCGATCTTGGTCTGGTACATTTTTGCAGGAAATCGGACAGGTTACTCGACTGGCTCCAGCAATCACTTAGCCAGACCTCTGCTTGA
- a CDS encoding mandelate racemase/muconate lactonizing enzyme family protein — MSFKTTDVRIIESSVTFEPVEFRLPLKFGGRTINETKLINAAVRVETRDGRRATGYGSMPVGNVWAWPSEVTAVVDRERAMMQYAEDVAELFAGFPDYGHPLEIQYAVGAEFGHQAGQVGRVMGLVETLPVLAQLVAASSIDAALHDAYGRVHRNCCFNLLSADYLNDDLSFYLDDRFGGEFPDQYTRREPTPRLPLYHLVGALDPLSPAETTGLTADGLPHALGDWIAADGLTHLKIKLSGDDLDWDVSRVVAVESISVEVQQGRGCDQWYYSCDFNEKCESAEYVLEFLKCVCDQRPLAFERIQYIEQPTSRDLQSASAVRMHDVAKVKPVVIDEALVDYDSLLVCRELGYSGVALKACKGLSESLLAASAAQKFGMFLCVQDLTCPGLSWLQSCSLASRIPGISAIEGNARQYCPAPNAEWARLYPGLFEISDGTVDTSQLVDHGLGFRTTTSRIDSVVRNPS; from the coding sequence ATGTCCTTTAAGACTACCGACGTGCGGATCATTGAAAGTTCAGTCACCTTTGAGCCGGTGGAGTTTCGTCTTCCGTTGAAATTTGGCGGTCGTACTATCAATGAAACAAAACTGATTAACGCTGCTGTACGTGTGGAAACTCGTGATGGTCGTAGAGCGACCGGCTATGGAAGTATGCCGGTTGGCAATGTCTGGGCCTGGCCGTCAGAAGTGACAGCCGTGGTGGACCGTGAGCGCGCAATGATGCAGTATGCGGAAGACGTGGCGGAATTGTTTGCCGGCTTTCCTGACTACGGACATCCACTTGAAATTCAGTATGCTGTCGGAGCTGAATTCGGACATCAGGCTGGTCAGGTGGGGCGAGTTATGGGACTGGTGGAGACTCTTCCGGTCCTCGCGCAGCTGGTAGCTGCTAGTTCCATCGATGCCGCACTGCATGACGCCTACGGGCGAGTTCACCGTAACTGCTGCTTTAACCTGCTGTCGGCTGATTACCTTAACGATGACCTCAGTTTTTATCTGGACGATCGCTTTGGTGGAGAATTTCCCGATCAATATACTCGTCGTGAACCGACACCACGATTACCGCTGTACCATCTTGTCGGAGCACTGGATCCGCTTAGTCCCGCCGAGACAACCGGTCTGACAGCGGACGGACTGCCTCATGCACTCGGAGACTGGATCGCTGCTGACGGCCTGACACATCTTAAGATCAAACTCAGCGGTGATGATCTGGACTGGGATGTTAGCCGCGTGGTTGCGGTGGAGAGCATTTCCGTTGAGGTTCAGCAGGGTCGAGGTTGTGATCAGTGGTATTACAGTTGCGATTTTAACGAAAAATGTGAATCCGCTGAGTACGTACTTGAGTTCCTGAAGTGTGTCTGCGACCAACGTCCACTGGCTTTTGAACGAATTCAGTACATTGAACAGCCGACCAGCCGTGATCTGCAGTCAGCATCGGCGGTACGAATGCACGATGTGGCAAAGGTGAAACCGGTTGTGATCGATGAGGCTCTGGTTGACTACGATTCGCTGCTGGTGTGCCGTGAATTGGGCTATTCGGGAGTTGCTCTTAAGGCCTGCAAAGGGCTTTCTGAATCTCTGTTGGCCGCTTCGGCTGCACAAAAGTTTGGAATGTTTCTTTGTGTTCAGGATCTAACGTGTCCTGGATTGTCGTGGCTGCAATCATGCAGTCTGGCCTCCCGAATTCCGGGTATCTCTGCGATTGAGGGCAATGCCCGACAGTATTGCCCTGCACCCAACGCAGAATGGGCCCGTTTGTATCCGGGATTATTTGAAATTTCTGATGGAACCGTTGATACCAGCCAACTTGTTGACCACGGTCTCGGTTTCCGCACTACAACCAGCCGGATCGACAGTGTCGTCAGAAACCCGTCCTGA
- a CDS encoding transposase has product MPFGRWETTTFVGALRSTGFVAPITVDGSINGRVFLAWVEQHLVPTLSQGDIVVMDNLSCHKVSGVSEAITGVGAEVRYLPPYWPDLNPIELAFSKLKKLLRDGAGRTVDHLWYLCGTLLDQFAPDESRNYFKHCGYRHD; this is encoded by the coding sequence GTGCCGTTTGGCCGCTGGGAAACAACCACATTTGTTGGGGCGTTGCGTTCAACCGGTTTCGTGGCACCCATCACGGTAGACGGTTCGATCAACGGTCGCGTCTTCCTTGCGTGGGTGGAGCAGCATCTTGTTCCCACATTATCTCAGGGGGATATCGTTGTGATGGACAATCTTTCCTGCCACAAGGTGTCCGGTGTCAGCGAAGCAATTACGGGGGTGGGTGCAGAAGTGCGTTATTTGCCTCCTTATTGGCCGGATCTGAATCCGATCGAACTGGCATTTTCGAAGCTCAAAAAACTGCTGCGTGATGGTGCCGGGCGAACGGTTGACCACCTCTGGTACCTTTGCGGAACTCTGCTCGACCAATTCGCACCTGACGAATCCAGAAACTACTTCAAGCACTGCGGATATCGCCACGATTGA